From Streptomyces sp. TLI_105, the proteins below share one genomic window:
- a CDS encoding CdaR family transcriptional regulator, which produces MKGDYQELVDEISALLGAPATLENRDFGLIAFGAHDSDDDTAMDPVRTRSILTRKSTPAVRAWFEGFGITRATGPVRIPAAPDAGVFRDRLCLPVRHRGVVLGYVWLLDAEPGPTPEQLTAAMEVATRIGDLLADEERATADLSREFASALTAGRGWQSDMAVAALRVALGPGADGLHTVVCVTPWRGEAPSIRAVPGAAAVAPLPEAESLAVLVRLRTAEDLSPAHTAADRLRGAAPAGIANPRRGLAEIPAAWREANTAARAATAQPTLGPVAEWTGIGPYRLLAALYHPEVDPVVAPLIAPAHAELARTAEVFLDNAGQAGRTAAALGIHRQTLYYRLSRVEQLTGLDLDDGEDRLLLHMSLKSARL; this is translated from the coding sequence GTGAAGGGCGATTACCAAGAACTGGTGGACGAGATCTCCGCGCTGCTCGGCGCGCCGGCGACGCTGGAGAACCGCGACTTCGGCCTGATCGCCTTCGGCGCCCACGACAGCGACGACGACACCGCGATGGACCCCGTCCGGACGCGGTCGATCCTGACCCGGAAATCGACCCCGGCGGTCCGCGCCTGGTTCGAGGGCTTCGGCATCACCCGGGCGACGGGCCCGGTCCGCATCCCGGCCGCTCCGGACGCCGGGGTGTTCCGGGACCGCCTCTGTCTGCCCGTACGCCATCGGGGCGTCGTCCTCGGGTACGTCTGGCTGCTCGACGCCGAGCCCGGCCCCACGCCCGAGCAGCTCACCGCCGCGATGGAGGTCGCCACCCGGATCGGCGACCTCCTCGCCGACGAGGAGCGCGCGACCGCCGACCTCTCGCGCGAGTTCGCCTCGGCCCTGACCGCCGGGCGCGGCTGGCAGAGCGACATGGCCGTCGCGGCGCTCCGGGTGGCCCTGGGCCCCGGCGCGGACGGTCTGCACACCGTCGTCTGCGTGACCCCCTGGCGGGGCGAGGCCCCTTCGATCCGGGCGGTCCCCGGCGCGGCGGCGGTCGCCCCGCTCCCCGAGGCCGAGTCCCTCGCCGTCCTCGTACGGCTGCGCACGGCCGAGGACCTCTCCCCCGCGCACACGGCCGCCGACCGGCTGCGGGGCGCCGCCCCGGCCGGCATCGCGAACCCGCGCCGGGGGCTCGCGGAGATCCCGGCGGCCTGGCGTGAAGCCAACACGGCGGCCCGGGCCGCCACGGCGCAGCCGACGCTCGGCCCGGTCGCGGAGTGGACCGGGATCGGCCCGTACCGCCTGCTCGCGGCGCTCTACCACCCCGAGGTCGACCCCGTCGTCGCACCTCTGATCGCCCCCGCCCACGCCGAACTGGCCCGCACCGCCGAAGTGTTCCTCGACAACGCGGGCCAGGCGGGCCGCACGGCGGCGGCCCTGGGCATCCACCGCCAGACCCTCTACTACCGGCTGTCCCGGGTCGAGCAGCTCACGGGCCTGGACCTGGACGACGGCGAGGACCGCCTGCTGCTCCACATGTCCCTGAAGTCGGCCCGGCTGTAG
- a CDS encoding TetR/AcrR family transcriptional regulator: protein MGHKEDLLEGAKRCLLEKGYGRTTARDIVAASGTNLASIGYHYGSKDALLQQAFLALTEEWGERVGPAGAGEEKRELPADPYQRFHDVWEQVIAAAEASRPVWKLQTEIVTRLDDDEKLRDAIKEPQREGRLGMAEGFLGIDPEADPEKARVAGLLCQALATGVMIQWMVDPDTAPSADDLTAGLKVLMGEES from the coding sequence ATGGGACACAAGGAAGACCTGCTCGAAGGCGCCAAGCGCTGCCTCCTCGAGAAGGGGTACGGGCGCACCACGGCGCGCGACATCGTCGCCGCCTCGGGCACCAACCTCGCCTCCATCGGCTACCACTACGGCTCCAAGGACGCCCTGCTCCAGCAGGCCTTCCTGGCGCTCACCGAGGAGTGGGGGGAGAGGGTCGGCCCCGCCGGTGCGGGCGAGGAGAAGCGGGAGCTGCCGGCCGACCCGTACCAGCGTTTCCACGACGTCTGGGAGCAGGTCATCGCCGCCGCCGAGGCGAGCCGGCCCGTCTGGAAGCTCCAGACCGAGATCGTCACCCGGCTCGACGACGACGAGAAGCTCCGTGACGCGATCAAGGAGCCGCAGCGGGAGGGCCGGCTCGGGATGGCCGAGGGCTTCCTCGGCATCGACCCGGAGGCCGACCCGGAGAAGGCCCGGGTGGCGGGGCTGCTCTGCCAGGCGCTGGCGACCGGGGTCATGATCCAGTGGATGGTCGACCCGGACACCGCACCGAGCGCCGACGACCTCACCGCGGGGCTCAAGGTCCTGATGGGGGAGGAGAGCTGA
- the serA gene encoding phosphoglycerate dehydrogenase, which translates to MSSKPVVLIAEELSPATVDALGPDFEIRHCNGADRAELLPAIADVDAILVRSATKVDAEAIAAAGKLRVVARAGVGLDNVDVSAATKAGVMVVNAPTSNIVTAAELACGLLVATARNIPQANTALKNGEWKRSKYTGVELSEKTLGVVGLGRIGVLVAQRMSAFGMKIVAYDPYVQPARAAQMGVKLLALDELLEVADFITVHLPKTPETIGLIGDEALHKVKPSVRIVNAARGGIVDEAALYSAIKEGRVAGAGLDVYAKEPCTDSPLFELDQVVCTPHLGASTDEAQEKAGIAVARSVRLALAGELVPDAVNVQGGVIAEDVKPGLPLAEKLGRIFTALAGEVAARLDVEVYGEITQHDVKVLELSALKGVFEDVVDETVSYVNAPLFAQERGVEVRLTTSSESPDHRNMVTVRGTLSDGQEVSVSGTLAGPKHLQKIVAVGDYDVDLALADHMVVLRYEDRPGVVGTVGRILGEAGLNIAGMQVSRAEEGGEALVVLTVDDTLPAPVLAEIAEEIGATSARSVNLI; encoded by the coding sequence GTGAGCTCGAAACCTGTCGTACTCATCGCTGAAGAGCTGTCGCCCGCCACCGTCGACGCCCTGGGCCCGGACTTCGAGATCCGGCACTGCAACGGCGCCGACCGGGCCGAGCTGCTCCCCGCCATCGCCGATGTGGACGCGATCCTGGTCCGCTCCGCGACCAAGGTCGACGCCGAGGCCATCGCCGCCGCCGGGAAGCTGCGGGTCGTCGCCCGCGCCGGCGTCGGACTGGACAACGTCGACGTCTCCGCCGCCACCAAGGCCGGCGTGATGGTCGTGAACGCCCCCACGTCGAACATCGTGACCGCGGCCGAGCTCGCGTGCGGCCTGCTCGTCGCCACCGCGCGCAACATCCCGCAGGCCAACACCGCGCTCAAGAACGGCGAGTGGAAGCGCTCGAAGTACACGGGCGTCGAGCTGAGCGAGAAGACCCTCGGCGTCGTCGGCCTCGGCCGCATCGGCGTCCTGGTCGCCCAGCGCATGTCCGCCTTCGGCATGAAGATCGTCGCGTACGACCCCTACGTGCAGCCGGCCCGCGCCGCCCAGATGGGGGTGAAGCTGCTGGCCCTGGACGAGCTCCTGGAGGTCGCCGACTTCATCACCGTCCACCTGCCGAAGACCCCGGAGACCATCGGTCTCATCGGCGACGAGGCGCTGCACAAGGTCAAGCCCTCCGTCCGCATCGTCAACGCCGCGCGCGGCGGGATCGTGGACGAGGCCGCGCTGTACTCGGCGATCAAGGAGGGCCGGGTCGCCGGCGCGGGCCTCGACGTGTACGCGAAGGAGCCCTGCACGGACTCCCCGCTCTTCGAGCTCGACCAGGTCGTCTGCACCCCGCACCTCGGCGCCTCCACGGACGAGGCCCAGGAGAAGGCCGGCATCGCGGTCGCCAGGTCGGTGCGCCTGGCGCTCGCGGGCGAGCTGGTCCCGGACGCGGTCAACGTCCAGGGCGGTGTCATCGCGGAGGACGTGAAGCCGGGTCTGCCGCTGGCCGAGAAGCTCGGCCGGATCTTCACCGCCCTCGCGGGCGAGGTCGCGGCCCGCCTCGACGTCGAGGTCTACGGCGAGATCACCCAGCACGACGTGAAGGTGCTCGAACTCTCCGCGCTCAAGGGCGTGTTCGAGGACGTGGTCGACGAGACCGTGTCGTACGTCAACGCCCCGCTCTTCGCGCAGGAGCGCGGTGTCGAGGTGCGTCTGACCACCAGCTCCGAGTCGCCCGACCACCGCAACATGGTCACCGTGCGCGGCACGCTCTCCGACGGCCAGGAGGTCTCGGTCTCCGGCACGCTGGCGGGCCCGAAGCACCTGCAGAAGATCGTCGCGGTCGGCGACTACGACGTGGACCTCGCGCTCGCGGACCACATGGTCGTGCTGCGCTACGAGGACCGCCCGGGCGTCGTCGGCACGGTCGGCCGGATCCTCGGCGAGGCCGGTCTGAACATCGCCGGCATGCAGGTCTCCCGCGCCGAGGAGGGTGGCGAGGCGCTCGTCGTGCTCACCGTCGACGACACGCTGCCGGCGCCGGTGCTCGCGGAGATCGCGGAGGAGATCGGCGCGACCTCGGCCCGCTCGGTCAACCTGATCTGA
- the ilvC gene encoding ketol-acid reductoisomerase has translation MAELFYDDDADLSIIQGRKVAVIGYGSQGHAHALSLRDSGVDVRVGLQEGSKSKAKAEEQGLRVVSVAQAAEEADLIMILTPDPIQAQVYEESIKDHLKEGDALFFGHGLNVRYGFIKVPEGIDVALVAPKGPGHLVRRQYEEGRGVPCIAAVEQDATGNAFALALSYAKGIGGTRAGVIKTTFTEETETDLFGEQAVLCGGTAALVKAGFETLTEAGYQPEIAYFECLHELKLIVDLMYEGGLEKMRWSVSETAEWGDYVTGPRIITEATKAEMKKVLAEIQDGTFAKEWMAEYHGGLKKYNEYKTQDANHLLETTGKELRKLMSWVNDEEA, from the coding sequence GTGGCCGAGCTGTTCTACGACGACGACGCCGACCTGTCCATCATCCAGGGCCGTAAGGTCGCGGTGATCGGTTACGGCAGCCAGGGCCACGCCCACGCGCTGTCGCTCCGTGACTCCGGTGTCGACGTCCGCGTCGGTCTGCAGGAGGGCTCGAAGTCCAAGGCCAAGGCCGAGGAGCAGGGCCTGCGGGTCGTCTCCGTCGCCCAGGCGGCGGAAGAGGCCGACCTCATCATGATCCTGACGCCGGACCCGATCCAGGCCCAGGTCTACGAGGAGTCCATCAAGGACCACCTGAAGGAGGGCGACGCGCTCTTCTTCGGCCACGGCCTGAACGTCCGTTACGGCTTCATCAAGGTGCCCGAGGGCATCGACGTCGCCCTGGTCGCCCCGAAGGGCCCGGGCCACCTGGTCCGCCGTCAGTACGAGGAGGGCCGCGGCGTCCCGTGCATCGCGGCCGTCGAGCAGGACGCGACGGGCAACGCCTTCGCGCTGGCCCTCTCGTACGCCAAGGGCATCGGCGGCACCCGCGCCGGCGTCATCAAGACGACCTTCACCGAGGAGACCGAGACCGACCTGTTCGGCGAGCAGGCCGTCCTCTGCGGTGGCACCGCGGCGCTGGTGAAGGCGGGCTTCGAGACCCTGACCGAGGCCGGCTACCAGCCGGAGATCGCCTACTTCGAGTGCCTGCACGAGCTGAAGCTCATCGTCGACCTCATGTACGAGGGCGGCCTGGAGAAGATGCGCTGGTCGGTCTCCGAGACCGCCGAGTGGGGCGACTACGTCACCGGTCCGCGGATCATCACCGAGGCCACCAAGGCCGAGATGAAGAAGGTCCTCGCGGAGATCCAGGACGGCACCTTCGCCAAGGAGTGGATGGCCGAGTACCACGGCGGCCTGAAGAAGTACAACGAGTACAAGACCCAGGACGCCAACCACCTCCTGGAGACCACCGGCAAGGAGCTGCGCAAGCTCATGAGCTGGGTGAACGACGAGGAGGCGTAA
- the ilvN gene encoding acetolactate synthase small subunit — MSTKHTLSVLVENTPGILARIAALFSRRGFNIDSLAVGVTEHPDISRITIVVNVEDLPLEQVTKQLNKLVNVLKIVELEPSAAIQRELVLVKVRADNETRSQIVEIVQLFRAKTVDVSPEAVTIEATGSSDKLDAMLKMLEQFGVKELVQSGTIAIGRGARSITDRSLRALDRSA; from the coding sequence ATGTCCACCAAGCACACGCTCTCCGTTCTCGTCGAGAACACGCCCGGCATCCTCGCCCGGATCGCCGCCCTGTTCTCCCGCCGGGGCTTCAACATCGACTCGCTCGCCGTGGGCGTCACCGAGCACCCCGACATCTCCCGCATCACCATCGTGGTCAATGTCGAGGACCTGCCCCTGGAGCAGGTGACCAAGCAGCTCAACAAGCTGGTCAACGTCCTGAAGATCGTCGAACTCGAGCCCAGTGCCGCGATCCAGCGCGAGCTCGTCCTGGTGAAGGTCCGCGCCGACAACGAGACCCGCTCCCAGATCGTCGAGATCGTTCAGCTGTTCCGCGCCAAGACCGTGGACGTCTCGCCCGAGGCCGTCACCATCGAGGCCACCGGTTCGAGTGACAAGCTCGACGCCATGCTCAAGATGCTGGAGCAGTTCGGCGTCAAGGAGCTCGTGCAGTCCGGCACGATCGCCATAGGGCGTGGCGCCCGGTCCATCACGGACCGGTCCCTGCGGGCCCTCGACCGCAGCGCCTGA
- a CDS encoding acetolactate synthase large subunit, which yields MLMTDQATGHHPQPRPRSGAQPATTVEHVTGAQSLIRSLEEVGADTVFGIPGGAILPAYDPMMDSQRVRHILVRHEQGAGHAATGYAQATGKVGVCMATSGPGATNLVTPIADAHMDSVPLVAITGQVASKAIGTDAFQEADICGITMPITKHNFLVTRAEDIPRTIAEAFHIASTGRPGPVLVDIAKDALQAKTTFSWPPQTDLPGYRPVTKPHAKQIREAAKLITAARRPVLYVGGGVIKAGATAELKILAELTGAPVTTTLMALGAFPDSHPLHVGMPGMHGAVTAVTALQKADLIVALGARFDDRVTGRLDSFAPYAKIVHADIDPAEIGKNRAADVPIVGDAREVIADLVQAVQAEHSEGHRGDYSAWWSDLSRWRETYPLGYDLPEDGSLSPQQVIQRIGQLAPAGTIFAAGVGQHQMWAAHFIDYEQPATWLNSGGAGTMGYAVPAAMGAKAGMPDRTVWAVDGDGCFQMTNQELTTCALNNIPIKVAIINNGALGMVRQWQTLFYNQRYSNTVLHSGPDDVRANRGTRVPDFVKLSEAMGCVALRCEDPADLDKVIAEANAINDRPVVIDFIVHEDAQVWPMVAAGTSNDEVMAARGVRPDFGDGEDD from the coding sequence ATGCTGATGACCGACCAGGCCACCGGGCACCATCCGCAGCCGCGGCCCCGTAGCGGCGCGCAGCCCGCCACCACCGTCGAGCACGTCACGGGTGCGCAGTCCCTGATCCGCTCTCTCGAGGAAGTGGGCGCCGACACCGTCTTCGGCATCCCGGGCGGCGCGATCCTGCCCGCCTACGACCCGATGATGGACTCGCAGCGGGTGCGTCACATCCTGGTCCGGCACGAGCAGGGCGCCGGGCACGCGGCCACCGGTTACGCGCAGGCCACCGGCAAGGTCGGCGTCTGCATGGCGACCTCGGGTCCGGGAGCGACGAACCTGGTCACCCCGATCGCCGACGCGCACATGGACTCGGTCCCGCTGGTGGCGATCACCGGCCAGGTGGCCTCGAAGGCGATCGGTACGGACGCCTTCCAGGAGGCGGACATCTGCGGCATCACGATGCCGATCACGAAGCACAACTTCCTGGTGACCAGGGCCGAGGACATCCCGCGGACGATCGCGGAGGCCTTCCACATCGCCTCCACCGGCCGGCCGGGCCCGGTGCTGGTGGACATCGCCAAGGACGCGCTGCAGGCGAAGACCACCTTCAGCTGGCCGCCGCAGACCGATCTGCCCGGCTACCGGCCGGTGACCAAGCCGCACGCCAAGCAGATCCGTGAGGCCGCGAAGCTGATCACCGCCGCCAGGCGGCCGGTCCTGTACGTCGGCGGCGGCGTGATCAAGGCCGGTGCGACGGCCGAGCTGAAGATCCTCGCCGAGCTGACCGGCGCCCCGGTGACCACCACCCTGATGGCCCTCGGCGCGTTCCCGGACAGCCATCCGCTGCACGTGGGCATGCCGGGCATGCACGGGGCGGTCACCGCCGTCACCGCGCTGCAGAAGGCCGACCTGATCGTCGCCCTCGGCGCCCGTTTCGACGACCGGGTGACCGGCCGGCTGGACAGCTTCGCCCCGTACGCGAAGATCGTCCACGCGGACATCGACCCGGCCGAGATCGGCAAGAACCGTGCCGCCGACGTCCCGATCGTCGGGGACGCCCGGGAGGTCATCGCCGACCTGGTCCAGGCCGTCCAGGCCGAGCACAGCGAGGGCCACCGGGGCGACTACTCCGCCTGGTGGTCGGACCTGAGCCGCTGGCGGGAGACCTACCCGCTGGGCTACGACCTGCCGGAGGACGGTTCGCTGTCGCCGCAGCAGGTCATCCAGCGGATCGGGCAGCTCGCCCCGGCGGGCACGATCTTCGCGGCGGGGGTGGGTCAGCACCAGATGTGGGCGGCGCACTTCATCGACTACGAGCAGCCGGCCACCTGGCTGAACTCCGGCGGCGCCGGGACGATGGGCTACGCGGTCCCGGCCGCGATGGGCGCCAAGGCCGGCATGCCGGACCGCACGGTGTGGGCGGTCGACGGCGACGGCTGCTTCCAGATGACCAATCAGGAACTCACCACCTGTGCCCTGAACAACATTCCGATCAAGGTCGCCATCATCAACAACGGTGCCCTGGGCATGGTGCGGCAGTGGCAGACGCTGTTCTACAACCAGCGCTACTCGAACACGGTGCTGCACTCGGGTCCGGACGACGTCCGGGCGAACAGGGGCACCCGCGTGCCGGACTTCGTCAAGCTCTCGGAGGCGATGGGCTGTGTGGCCCTGCGCTGTGAGGACCCGGCGGATCTGGACAAGGTCATCGCCGAGGCCAACGCGATCAACGATCGTCCGGTCGTGATCGACTTCATCGTCCACGAGGACGCGCAGGTGTGGCCGATGGTGGCCGCCGGGACCTCCAACGACGAGGTCATGGCCGCGCGGGGCGTCCGCCCCGACTTCGGCGACGGCGAAGACGACTGA
- a CDS encoding EAL domain-containing protein, with protein sequence MSAPGAVLTRHPVGGSGHPASERPRLGGAVAQIALGLVCAGYTTGASLGWGSPRLALFMGDFGLSAAAFTAAVSCFLYGRARHDSARPAWLLFAFSSFMAAAGNAVWGWYEVVLRADVPDSSVADLCFLLFAPPAIVGLLVLAKKPVTRAGWVCLGLDAWLIGGSLLTLSWSLALARTAHFEGESVAQAALSLAYPLLDIVLVSMVLVLHFRRSQANRSATNTAIAALALTVLCDALFTSPLLRENYASGQLLDAGWFAGSLLLAYAPWGVRRPPDGAAAARGPWLHSRPVAGSLAALTPYLAAAVCTLGILYNVVEGRRVDRVVVLTGCTVVLALVVRQGIMLLDNIALTHELAQKENHFRSLVQGSSDVIMIAAPTGILRYVSPAASGVYGRDADELIGSELASLIHPEDLGAVVHEVRRFLAVSPAEEPTTRIECRFRSGRGDWLNVESTVNRHQGGLIFNSRDVTERVRLQAQLQHNAEHDPLTDLPNRALFTRRVRQALSGRRSSDPGTAVLFIDLDGFKGVNDRLGHQAGDDLLVQAARRLHDSVRAGDTAARLGGDEFAALILGDGGRDRAARQSQVQEIADRLRLTLSQPYRVDGGNEVRVAASIGVAFAEPGIEAGDLLRNADLAMYRAKAAGKDRVELYAPQMQAEVVRRTELAARLRTALHDGEFALLHQPVVDLATGRISAVSAQARWRSSQGILFTPAEYLRVTDDGERTAELGRWLLEEAVEQAAERAGIGHRTPVSIRVSARRLLDRSLPLGSIESLLTRHGLPSGSLIVELADSDPRTSLDELEQRLITLRRLGVRIALDGFGSGHMAINALRRLPVDILKLDRGLVEGVVESARLRKITRGVLRIADELGMQTVAEGVDVPEQVIALRAMGCTHAQGMAFSGPLDEYRLRRALVRDEYPLPGAVPVRVGNRPPIRPNTETPVPPT encoded by the coding sequence GTGAGCGCGCCCGGGGCGGTCCTCACGCGCCACCCCGTCGGCGGTTCCGGTCATCCGGCCTCCGAGCGCCCCCGCCTCGGCGGGGCCGTCGCCCAGATCGCCCTCGGACTCGTCTGCGCGGGCTACACCACCGGAGCCTCCCTCGGCTGGGGCTCCCCCCGACTGGCGCTCTTCATGGGCGACTTCGGGCTCAGCGCCGCCGCCTTCACCGCCGCCGTCTCCTGCTTCCTCTACGGCCGCGCGCGCCACGACAGCGCCCGCCCGGCCTGGCTGCTCTTCGCCTTCTCCTCCTTCATGGCGGCCGCGGGAAACGCCGTGTGGGGCTGGTACGAGGTCGTGCTCCGCGCCGACGTGCCGGACTCCTCCGTCGCCGACCTCTGCTTCTTACTCTTCGCGCCGCCCGCCATCGTGGGCCTCCTCGTCCTCGCCAAGAAGCCCGTCACCCGGGCCGGCTGGGTGTGCCTGGGGCTCGACGCCTGGCTCATCGGCGGCTCCCTGCTCACGCTCTCCTGGAGCCTCGCCCTCGCCCGCACCGCGCACTTCGAGGGCGAGTCCGTCGCCCAGGCCGCGCTGTCGCTCGCGTACCCGCTGCTCGACATCGTGCTCGTCAGCATGGTCCTCGTCCTGCACTTCCGGCGCTCGCAGGCGAACCGCTCCGCGACGAACACCGCGATCGCCGCGCTCGCCCTGACCGTGCTGTGCGACGCCCTCTTCACCTCGCCGCTGCTCCGCGAGAACTACGCCTCCGGCCAGCTCCTCGACGCCGGCTGGTTCGCCGGCTCTCTGCTGCTCGCCTACGCGCCCTGGGGGGTGCGCCGCCCGCCGGACGGCGCGGCCGCCGCGCGCGGCCCGTGGCTCCACAGCCGCCCGGTCGCCGGCTCGCTCGCCGCCCTCACCCCGTACCTCGCCGCGGCGGTCTGCACCCTCGGCATCCTCTACAACGTCGTCGAGGGGCGCCGGGTCGACCGCGTCGTCGTCCTCACCGGCTGCACGGTCGTCCTCGCCCTCGTCGTACGGCAGGGCATCATGCTCCTCGACAACATCGCCCTCACCCACGAACTGGCCCAGAAGGAGAACCACTTCAGGTCGCTCGTGCAGGGCTCCAGCGACGTCATCATGATCGCCGCGCCCACCGGGATACTCCGCTACGTCAGCCCGGCCGCCTCCGGTGTGTACGGACGCGACGCCGACGAGCTCATCGGCTCCGAGCTCGCCTCCCTCATCCACCCCGAGGACCTCGGCGCCGTCGTCCACGAGGTGCGGCGCTTCCTGGCCGTCTCGCCGGCCGAGGAGCCCACCACCCGGATCGAGTGCCGCTTCCGCTCGGGCCGCGGCGACTGGCTCAACGTCGAGTCGACCGTCAACCGGCACCAGGGCGGCCTGATCTTCAACAGCCGGGACGTCACCGAACGCGTACGCCTCCAGGCCCAGTTGCAGCACAACGCCGAGCACGACCCGCTCACCGACCTGCCCAACCGGGCCCTGTTCACCCGCCGGGTCCGGCAGGCGCTCAGCGGCCGCCGCTCCTCCGACCCCGGCACCGCCGTGCTCTTCATCGACCTCGACGGCTTCAAGGGGGTCAACGACCGCCTCGGCCACCAGGCCGGGGACGACCTCCTCGTCCAGGCCGCCCGCCGCCTCCACGACTCCGTACGGGCCGGGGACACCGCCGCCCGGCTCGGCGGCGACGAGTTCGCCGCCCTCATCCTCGGCGACGGCGGCCGCGACCGGGCGGCCCGTCAGAGCCAGGTCCAGGAGATCGCCGACCGGCTCCGGCTCACCCTCTCCCAGCCCTACCGCGTCGACGGGGGCAACGAGGTGCGGGTCGCCGCCTCCATTGGCGTCGCCTTCGCCGAACCCGGCATCGAGGCCGGCGACCTGCTGCGCAACGCCGACCTGGCCATGTACCGCGCCAAGGCCGCCGGCAAGGACCGCGTCGAGCTCTACGCCCCGCAGATGCAGGCCGAGGTGGTCCGGCGGACCGAGCTGGCCGCCCGGCTGCGCACCGCCCTCCACGACGGCGAGTTCGCCCTGCTCCACCAGCCGGTCGTCGACCTCGCCACCGGCCGGATCTCCGCCGTCAGCGCCCAGGCGCGCTGGCGCTCCAGCCAGGGCATCCTCTTCACCCCGGCCGAGTACCTCCGCGTCACCGACGACGGCGAGCGCACCGCCGAGCTCGGCCGCTGGCTCCTGGAGGAGGCCGTGGAGCAGGCCGCCGAGCGGGCGGGAATCGGCCACCGCACGCCCGTCTCCATCCGGGTCTCCGCCCGGCGCCTCCTGGACCGCTCGCTGCCGCTCGGCTCGATCGAGTCGCTGCTCACCCGGCACGGCCTGCCGTCCGGCTCGCTGATCGTCGAGCTCGCCGACAGCGACCCCCGGACCTCGCTCGACGAGCTGGAACAGCGCCTGATCACGCTGCGCCGGCTCGGGGTGCGGATCGCGCTCGACGGGTTCGGCAGCGGACACATGGCGATCAACGCCCTGCGGAGGCTCCCCGTGGACATACTGAAGCTGGACCGGGGCCTCGTCGAAGGCGTGGTCGAGTCGGCCCGGCTCCGCAAGATCACGCGCGGGGTGCTGCGCATCGCCGACGAGCTCGGCATGCAGACCGTCGCCGAGGGCGTCGACGTCCCGGAGCAGGTCATCGCCCTGCGCGCGATGGGCTGCACCCACGCCCAGGGCATGGCCTTCTCGGGCCCGCTCGACGAGTACCGCCTGCGCAGGGCCCTCGTACGGGACGAGTACCCGCTGCCCGGAGCGGTCCCCGTCCGTGTCGGAAACCGTCCCCCGATTCGCCCAAATACTGAGACGCCTGTCCCACCCACTTGA
- a CDS encoding 2-hydroxyacid dehydrogenase, with the protein MRFEDTTADVWLPIPADEIEGLPAPGGSGLNYRFWDGGPEFPADPARCVFYVVPYMKGSEIAVRPLAGMTSLRVVQTLSAGIDHVTPGIGSLRPGVALCNAKGVHEASTAELTLALILASLRGIPGFVRGQDAEEWRAGFYPALADKSVLIVGYGSIGAAIEDRLAPFECARVARVARSARTTERGPVHALTDLPALLPEADVVVLSTPLTPATTHLADAGFLGRMKDGALLVNVARGPVVDTNALLKEVESGRITAALDVTDPEPLPAGHPLWHAPGVLISPHVGGSTSAFMPRAKRLIAGQLRRFAAGEELANVLLTTG; encoded by the coding sequence ATGAGATTCGAAGACACGACCGCTGACGTGTGGCTTCCCATCCCGGCGGACGAGATCGAGGGGCTCCCCGCGCCGGGTGGATCGGGCCTGAACTACCGCTTCTGGGACGGCGGTCCCGAGTTCCCCGCCGACCCGGCCCGCTGCGTGTTCTACGTCGTCCCGTACATGAAGGGCTCGGAGATCGCCGTACGGCCGCTGGCCGGGATGACCTCCCTCCGGGTCGTGCAGACCCTGTCCGCCGGCATCGACCACGTCACGCCGGGCATCGGCTCGCTGCGGCCCGGGGTCGCCCTCTGCAACGCGAAGGGCGTCCACGAGGCCAGCACCGCCGAGCTGACGCTCGCCCTGATCCTCGCCTCGCTGCGGGGCATCCCGGGATTCGTGCGCGGCCAGGACGCCGAGGAGTGGCGCGCCGGCTTCTACCCGGCGCTCGCCGACAAGTCCGTCCTGATCGTCGGGTACGGATCGATCGGCGCCGCCATCGAGGACCGGCTCGCGCCCTTCGAGTGCGCGCGGGTCGCACGCGTCGCACGCTCCGCGCGCACCACAGAGCGCGGCCCCGTGCACGCCCTGACGGACCTGCCGGCCCTGCTGCCGGAGGCGGACGTGGTCGTGCTCTCCACTCCGCTCACGCCCGCGACCACGCACCTCGCCGACGCCGGGTTCCTGGGGCGGATGAAGGACGGGGCGCTCCTCGTGAACGTCGCCCGGGGCCCGGTCGTCGACACGAACGCGCTGCTCAAGGAGGTCGAGAGCGGCAGGATCACGGCGGCGCTCGACGTCACCGACCCCGAACCGCTGCCGGCCGGGCACCCTCTGTGGCACGCTCCCGGTGTCCTGATCAGCCCCCATGTGGGAGGTTCCACTTCGGCCTTCATGCCGAGGGCGAAGCGGCTGATCGCGGGACAGCTGCGGCGGTTCGCGGCGGGCGAGGAACTGGCCAACGTCCTCCTCACCACCGGCTGA